In Mucilaginibacter celer, one DNA window encodes the following:
- the hisC gene encoding histidinol-phosphate transaminase, with the protein MFDINNILRENIKRLVPYSSARDEYQGEASVFLDANENAFGSPLDQQFNRYPDPLQYDLKKRITEIKGVPPRNIFIGNGSDEAIDILFRSFCNPGVDNVVLVPPTYGMYEVSANINDIEIRKVNLTEEYQLNVEGIAEAVDKNTKLIFICSPNNPTGNSINRDDIQTVLANFRGIVVVDEAYINFSRQKSFIQELTEYSNLVVMQTLSKAWGLAGLRVGMAFASEEIIEVMNKVKPPYNVNESSQQLALAALANVDQVNEWIKETLAQRDRLVLALKDMEFVVDIYPSDANFILVKTTNANGIYDFLVKQGIIVRNRSKVELCEGCLRITIGTPDENTILLETLKTFE; encoded by the coding sequence ATGTTCGACATTAATAATATACTCAGAGAAAATATAAAACGCCTTGTACCCTATTCATCCGCACGTGATGAATACCAGGGCGAAGCCAGCGTTTTTTTAGATGCTAATGAAAACGCGTTTGGATCCCCCTTAGATCAGCAGTTTAACCGCTATCCCGATCCATTGCAGTACGATCTAAAAAAACGCATTACCGAAATTAAAGGCGTACCGCCGCGTAATATTTTTATAGGTAACGGAAGCGATGAAGCCATCGATATCCTGTTCCGCAGCTTTTGTAATCCCGGCGTTGATAACGTGGTTTTGGTACCGCCAACTTATGGCATGTACGAGGTATCAGCCAATATCAATGATATCGAGATCCGCAAAGTAAACCTTACCGAAGAATACCAGCTTAACGTAGAAGGCATTGCCGAAGCGGTTGACAAAAACACTAAGCTTATCTTTATCTGCTCACCAAATAACCCAACAGGTAATTCTATCAATCGCGATGATATTCAAACCGTGCTTGCCAATTTCAGGGGCATTGTGGTGGTTGACGAGGCTTACATCAACTTCAGCAGGCAAAAATCATTTATCCAGGAACTAACCGAATATTCCAATTTGGTGGTAATGCAAACCCTATCGAAAGCCTGGGGCTTGGCTGGTTTACGTGTAGGTATGGCCTTTGCCAGCGAAGAGATCATCGAAGTGATGAACAAGGTAAAACCGCCTTACAACGTGAACGAATCATCACAACAACTGGCTTTAGCTGCTTTAGCCAATGTTGACCAGGTGAATGAGTGGATAAAAGAAACCCTCGCGCAACGCGACAGGCTGGTTCTCGCTCTGAAAGACATGGAATTTGTGGTAGATATTTACCCATCCGATGCCAACTTTATACTGGTAAAAACAACCAATGCAAACGGCATCTATGATTTCCTGGTGAAACAAGGCATCATTGTGCGCAACCGCTCAAAAGTGGAGCTTTGCGAAGGTTGCCTCAGGATCACTATTGGTACACCGGATGAGAACACTATCCTACTCGAAACCCTTAAAACTTTTGAGTAA
- a CDS encoding GNAT family N-acetyltransferase: MDHVLDNPAWNALETGNKAFAGGNDIARYFPKEVSPFVALNKTSAENFDLLFNTIPFESYFIFIAPHDIEIPAPWETLAYLKCLQMVLDDNAAADVDDADLVPLTDQHIPQMLELTKLTNPGPFAERTIDFGHYRGIFDGDKLVAMAGQRLNPKPYAEISAVCTHPDYLGRGYAGKLLLNQARRIRQAGEIPFLHVKAENERAIRVYEKLGFVTRKEMSFYVLRKGAL, encoded by the coding sequence ATGGATCACGTACTTGATAACCCCGCCTGGAATGCCCTCGAAACAGGAAATAAAGCATTTGCAGGAGGAAATGATATAGCGCGCTATTTCCCTAAAGAGGTTTCGCCCTTTGTAGCCTTAAACAAAACATCAGCCGAAAATTTCGATCTGCTTTTCAATACTATTCCTTTCGAAAGCTACTTTATATTTATTGCTCCGCATGATATTGAGATACCTGCCCCATGGGAGACGCTTGCTTATTTAAAATGCCTCCAGATGGTTTTAGATGATAATGCCGCCGCCGATGTTGACGATGCTGATCTTGTTCCGCTTACCGATCAGCATATTCCGCAGATGCTTGAGCTTACTAAACTAACAAACCCGGGTCCTTTCGCCGAACGCACTATCGATTTTGGACACTACCGCGGCATTTTTGATGGTGATAAACTGGTTGCCATGGCCGGGCAACGCCTAAACCCAAAACCTTATGCCGAGATCAGCGCCGTTTGTACCCATCCCGATTACCTTGGGCGTGGCTATGCCGGTAAACTACTGCTTAACCAGGCACGCCGCATCCGCCAGGCAGGCGAAATTCCTTTTTTGCATGTAAAGGCCGAAAATGAACGGGCTATCAGGGTTTATGAAAAGCTGGGTTTTGTAACAAGAAAGGAAATGTCATTTTATGTGTTGAGGAAGGGCGCTCTCTAA
- a CDS encoding GNAT family N-acetyltransferase, whose translation MLSPNFNPFPVLTTERLILRRFTHNDAADLFEMRSNEEVMKYIARPICKTIDDAVALIDVIDKLLDGNDGITWCICLKNSDKYIGSIGFWRIEKHNHRAEIGYLLNPAYQGHGLMQEAVEVTIRYAFNDLGLHSIQANVEPENIASINLLLKNNFAQEAYFKEDHMHNGRFADTVIFSLLTQT comes from the coding sequence ATGCTATCTCCCAACTTTAACCCTTTTCCGGTTTTAACTACCGAACGGTTGATATTACGCCGTTTTACGCACAACGATGCCGCCGATCTGTTCGAAATGCGATCAAACGAAGAGGTGATGAAATACATTGCCCGGCCTATATGCAAAACCATTGATGATGCCGTGGCGCTTATTGATGTTATTGATAAATTGCTTGATGGTAACGATGGGATAACATGGTGTATCTGTTTGAAAAACAGTGATAAATATATAGGCAGTATAGGTTTTTGGCGGATAGAAAAGCACAACCACCGTGCCGAGATAGGTTACCTTTTAAACCCGGCCTACCAGGGTCATGGACTGATGCAGGAGGCTGTGGAAGTAACTATCAGGTATGCGTTTAATGATCTCGGTTTACACTCGATACAGGCTAATGTTGAGCCCGAAAATATAGCTTCCATTAACCTGTTATTAAAAAATAACTTTGCACAGGAGGCTTATTTTAAGGAAGATCATATGCATAATGGGCGCTTTGCCGATACGGTGATCTTTTCGTTATTAACACAAACTTAA
- a CDS encoding M28 family metallopeptidase: MKLKLIIPFLFLANIVSAQDTVFARKMVDTLTSPYFWGRGYTKDGVHKAADFLAAQFKSYGVKPMDGKSYIQPFSYPVNTFPGKMELAINGVQLLPGKDFIVSPDSRGVTATGQLIKKDSTHFIDQQNRIIVSLENKLTWSAEGQALDYTVIQVDKKALKEVPVAIKVDIENKLVPDFKTANICAIVKGTSKTDSVIVITAHYDHLGGMGNKTYFPGANDNASGISELMGLARYYAKHPLLYSVAFICFSGEEAGLLGSKYFTQNPLIPLKNIRFLVNLDLNGTGIDGITVVNATVYPVEFAAIQQINKENNYFVKVASRGKAANSDHYLFTEQGVPAFFIYTLGGIKAYHDVFDISKTLPLNKYVELFNLILKFNRSVAGAK, encoded by the coding sequence ATGAAACTTAAACTTATCATCCCATTTCTGTTCCTTGCAAATATCGTTTCGGCACAAGATACCGTGTTTGCCCGCAAAATGGTAGATACGCTTACCTCACCCTATTTCTGGGGCAGAGGATATACTAAAGACGGGGTTCATAAAGCCGCAGATTTTTTAGCCGCGCAATTTAAAAGCTACGGTGTTAAACCAATGGATGGTAAGAGCTATATACAACCGTTTAGCTATCCTGTAAATACCTTCCCTGGTAAAATGGAGCTGGCTATCAATGGTGTACAACTTTTGCCCGGAAAAGATTTTATCGTTTCGCCGGATAGCAGGGGCGTAACAGCTACGGGGCAGTTGATTAAAAAGGACAGTACCCATTTTATCGATCAGCAAAACAGGATCATTGTTTCGTTGGAGAATAAGCTTACCTGGTCGGCCGAGGGGCAGGCGTTGGATTATACGGTGATACAGGTAGATAAAAAAGCTTTGAAAGAAGTTCCCGTAGCTATTAAAGTGGATATTGAAAACAAATTAGTCCCTGATTTTAAAACGGCGAATATCTGCGCGATAGTAAAAGGCACTTCCAAAACCGATTCGGTAATTGTTATCACCGCTCATTATGATCATTTGGGCGGCATGGGCAATAAAACCTATTTCCCGGGCGCTAATGATAACGCCAGCGGGATCTCTGAACTGATGGGGCTTGCCCGTTACTATGCCAAACATCCGCTGCTATACAGTGTGGCATTTATTTGTTTTTCGGGAGAGGAGGCCGGTTTGCTGGGTTCAAAATATTTTACGCAAAACCCGCTTATCCCGCTTAAAAATATCCGCTTCCTGGTTAATCTCGATTTGAATGGTACCGGCATTGATGGTATCACGGTGGTTAATGCCACAGTTTATCCCGTGGAGTTTGCTGCTATACAACAGATTAATAAGGAAAATAACTATTTTGTGAAAGTGGCTTCGCGCGGTAAGGCTGCCAACAGCGATCATTATTTGTTTACCGAGCAAGGTGTGCCTGCTTTTTTTATTTACACATTGGGTGGCATCAAAGCTTATCACGATGTTTTTGATATCAGCAAAACACTGCCGCTAAATAAATATGTTGAACTTTTTAACCTGATTTTGAAATTTAACCGTAGCGTTGCCGGCGCTAAATAA
- the hisH gene encoding imidazole glycerol phosphate synthase subunit HisH, with protein sequence MIGIILYGAGNIFSLTAALERLGIPYGFVNSEADLEKFDRYIIPGVGHAGAAMNKLKATGLVPAIKALKKPTLGICVGMQLLTSYSEEGDSDLLDIIPVKTLRFKDSAEHKVPHTGWNRVFPEKENPLFENIPSGSHFYFVHSYFIEYDKAYTLLAADYGNQFSASIWLDNFYGVQFHPEKSGEFGETLLTNFSKI encoded by the coding sequence ATGATAGGTATTATACTATACGGCGCCGGAAACATTTTCTCCCTCACAGCCGCTTTGGAGCGTTTGGGCATCCCCTATGGCTTTGTGAACAGCGAGGCCGATCTGGAAAAGTTCGACCGTTACATCATTCCGGGTGTTGGGCATGCGGGTGCGGCTATGAACAAGCTTAAAGCAACCGGCCTGGTGCCTGCTATTAAAGCTTTAAAAAAGCCTACACTGGGTATTTGCGTGGGTATGCAGCTGCTTACTTCCTACTCGGAAGAGGGCGATTCAGACCTGTTGGATATCATCCCGGTTAAAACTTTAAGGTTTAAAGATAGTGCCGAGCATAAGGTGCCGCATACAGGCTGGAACCGGGTGTTTCCGGAAAAGGAGAACCCGCTTTTTGAAAATATACCGTCGGGTTCACACTTTTACTTTGTACATTCATACTTTATTGAGTATGATAAAGCATACACTTTATTGGCTGCCGATTACGGAAATCAGTTTTCGGCATCAATTTGGCTTGATAATTTTTATGGCGTACAATTCCACCCGGAAAAGTCGGGCGAGTTTGGCGAAACATTGTTAACTAATTTTTCTAAAATATAA
- a CDS encoding RNA methyltransferase codes for MRKLKLDELNRATVDEFKAQDKLPVAVVLDNVRSMHNIGSIFRTSDGFAVEQICLCGITAQPPHREIEKTALGATQSVNWTYYETPLQAVEQLRKEGYRIIAIEQAENSTMLHQFKPADDGKYALIFGNEVNGVSDEVMQVIDECIEIPQFGTKHSFNIVVSAGIVLWDFFAKMAI; via the coding sequence CCGGGCTACGGTTGATGAGTTTAAGGCACAGGATAAGCTACCGGTAGCTGTGGTTTTGGATAATGTGCGCAGCATGCACAACATCGGCTCTATCTTCCGTACATCAGATGGCTTTGCTGTCGAGCAGATCTGTCTTTGCGGCATCACCGCACAACCCCCTCATCGCGAAATTGAAAAAACTGCCCTCGGCGCAACCCAATCCGTTAACTGGACCTATTACGAAACCCCGTTACAGGCCGTTGAGCAATTACGTAAAGAAGGCTACCGGATCATAGCCATTGAGCAAGCCGAAAACAGCACCATGCTTCACCAATTTAAACCTGCCGATGATGGCAAATATGCCCTTATTTTTGGCAACGAAGTAAATGGCGTAAGCGACGAAGTGATGCAGGTTATTGATGAATGTATCGAAATCCCACAGTTCGGTACCAAACACTCGTTTAACATTGTAGTATCGGCAGGGATTGTGCTTTGGGATTTTTTTGCCAAGATGGCGATATGA
- a CDS encoding D-glycero-alpha-D-manno-heptose-1,7-bisphosphate 7-phosphatase → MPDKIKAVFLDRDGVLNHEMGDYIRRFEDFKVLDNFDALKTLQDRGYMLLVATNQGGLAKGWYTEEELAKMHNHLKQVYQDHGVEITDFFYCPHHPNFTGDCDCRKPKPGLLLQGIEKYNIDSSKSYFIGDRERDVEAGTAAGIKGILIDSDQPISTVLDQIA, encoded by the coding sequence ATGCCTGATAAAATTAAAGCTGTTTTTTTAGATCGTGATGGTGTGTTGAATCATGAAATGGGCGATTACATCCGTCGTTTTGAGGATTTCAAAGTATTGGACAACTTCGATGCCCTGAAAACTTTACAGGATCGTGGTTATATGCTGCTGGTTGCCACAAACCAGGGCGGCTTAGCCAAAGGCTGGTATACCGAAGAAGAACTTGCCAAAATGCACAATCACTTAAAACAGGTTTACCAGGACCATGGCGTTGAAATAACCGACTTTTTTTACTGCCCGCACCACCCCAACTTTACCGGCGATTGCGATTGCCGCAAACCGAAGCCGGGCCTGCTGCTGCAAGGCATCGAAAAATATAACATCGATTCATCAAAATCATATTTCATCGGCGATCGTGAACGCGACGTTGAGGCAGGTACAGCCGCAGGGATTAAAGGTATTTTGATTGATAGTGATCAGCCTATCAGTACTGTTTTGGATCAGATAGCGTAA
- the hisD gene encoding histidinol dehydrogenase, producing MKTYNYSELSSAEIQKLVQRNVDPANEIRTIVEDVIANVQQHGDSALLDYALKFDKVELNKLYLEKAELEEIAQAISADQKAALETAYSNIYKFHQTQLKTEDKVETMPGVTCWRELRPIEKVGLYIPGGSAVLPSTFLMLGIPARIAGCHEIVVCSPPQKNGKVNAFIASVALMLNIDKIYLAGGSQAVAAMAYGTASIPKVDKIFGPGNQFVTKAKTIIQSTTTTAIDMPAGPSEVLVIADDSAVPAYIAADLLAQAEHGIDSQAVLVCTSAEIAEKAIVEVEKQLPVLPRAEIAKLAIDNSYVVITDSLAEAMSFSNQYAPEHLILATESWEQITGSIINAGSVFLGNLTPESAGDYASGTNHTLPTSSYARAYSGVSVDSFVKKITFQHITREGIGNIGHTVEVLAELEGLHAHRNAVSVRINN from the coding sequence ATGAAAACATACAATTATTCAGAACTATCATCTGCCGAAATCCAAAAGCTGGTTCAGCGCAATGTTGACCCGGCCAACGAGATCCGGACTATTGTTGAAGACGTAATTGCCAACGTACAACAGCACGGCGATAGCGCTTTGCTTGATTATGCTTTGAAGTTTGATAAGGTAGAACTGAACAAACTTTACCTTGAAAAAGCCGAACTGGAGGAGATTGCCCAGGCAATATCTGCCGATCAGAAAGCGGCTTTGGAAACTGCTTACAGCAACATCTACAAATTCCATCAAACGCAACTAAAAACCGAAGACAAGGTTGAAACCATGCCCGGCGTAACCTGCTGGCGCGAATTAAGGCCGATTGAAAAGGTTGGCTTGTATATTCCCGGTGGCTCTGCTGTTTTACCGAGTACGTTTTTGATGCTGGGTATTCCGGCACGTATTGCGGGTTGCCATGAGATAGTGGTTTGTTCGCCGCCGCAAAAAAATGGTAAGGTTAACGCTTTCATAGCTTCTGTTGCTTTGATGCTGAATATTGATAAGATTTACCTCGCTGGTGGTTCGCAGGCTGTGGCCGCTATGGCTTATGGTACAGCGAGCATCCCTAAGGTTGATAAGATCTTTGGCCCGGGCAACCAGTTTGTAACCAAGGCTAAAACCATTATTCAGTCTACCACTACAACGGCTATTGATATGCCTGCCGGCCCGTCGGAGGTGTTGGTTATTGCTGATGATAGCGCGGTACCGGCTTATATAGCTGCCGACTTGTTGGCGCAGGCCGAGCATGGCATTGATAGCCAGGCTGTTTTGGTTTGTACATCGGCAGAGATTGCTGAAAAGGCTATTGTCGAAGTTGAAAAACAATTACCTGTTTTGCCCCGTGCCGAGATTGCCAAACTGGCCATCGATAACTCATACGTGGTAATTACCGATAGCCTTGCCGAGGCCATGAGTTTCAGCAACCAATATGCGCCGGAGCATTTGATATTAGCTACCGAAAGCTGGGAGCAGATAACCGGCAGCATCATAAACGCGGGTTCGGTATTTTTAGGGAACCTTACCCCCGAGAGTGCGGGCGATTATGCATCAGGCACCAATCATACCTTGCCAACCAGTAGTTATGCGAGAGCTTATTCGGGCGTATCGGTTGATTCGTTTGTAAAGAAGATCACGTTTCAGCATATCACCCGCGAAGGGATTGGCAATATTGGCCATACGGTTGAGGTTTTGGCAGAACTGGAAGGTTTGCATGCGCATAGGAATGCGGTAAGTGTGAGAATAAACAATTAA
- a CDS encoding hydroxypyruvate isomerase family protein, which produces MKRRNFVQSSVLAGASLLTTGVLKAATLAGCADNDKNAAAIAGDKPFNLNYGIHDGMFKNHAGDDFIDQIKFAYDKGFRAIEDNGMSGRPVDQQKKIGETLAKLGMAMGVFVQPGLGNDSNMLATGKADQVEKFIASCKQAVEIAKRIGSKLVTVVPGDFVRNLPIGVQTGNVIEAIKKGTAVLEPHGIIMVLEPLSDNPDLFLRTPDQAYAICKAVGSPSCKILYDMYHVQRNQGNIIPTLDLVFDEIGYYQIGDNPGRKEPGTGEVNYKNIFKHIYNKGYKGVMGMEHGTAGAGKEGELALIKAYREADSFM; this is translated from the coding sequence ATGAAACGCAGAAACTTTGTTCAAAGCTCGGTGCTGGCAGGCGCATCATTACTTACCACCGGTGTTTTAAAAGCCGCTACCTTAGCCGGCTGCGCCGATAACGATAAAAATGCTGCTGCTATAGCGGGCGACAAACCTTTTAACCTAAACTATGGCATTCATGATGGCATGTTTAAAAACCATGCCGGCGATGACTTTATCGACCAGATAAAATTTGCTTACGACAAAGGCTTCCGTGCCATTGAAGATAACGGCATGAGCGGTCGCCCGGTTGATCAGCAGAAAAAAATAGGCGAAACCTTAGCCAAACTGGGTATGGCAATGGGGGTATTTGTGCAGCCTGGCTTGGGCAATGACAGCAATATGCTGGCCACCGGCAAAGCCGATCAGGTTGAAAAATTTATAGCATCATGCAAACAAGCCGTTGAAATAGCAAAACGTATTGGCAGCAAACTGGTTACCGTTGTTCCCGGCGATTTTGTGCGTAATTTGCCCATCGGCGTACAAACCGGCAACGTGATCGAGGCCATTAAAAAAGGTACCGCTGTATTAGAGCCTCATGGTATCATTATGGTTTTAGAGCCATTAAGTGATAACCCCGACCTGTTTTTGCGTACACCGGATCAGGCTTATGCTATTTGTAAAGCGGTTGGCAGCCCATCGTGCAAAATATTGTATGATATGTACCACGTGCAACGTAACCAGGGCAATATTATTCCAACGTTAGATTTAGTGTTTGACGAGATTGGTTATTACCAGATAGGCGATAACCCCGGCCGTAAAGAACCCGGTACCGGCGAGGTTAATTATAAAAACATTTTTAAGCACATTTATAACAAAGGCTACAAAGGTGTAATGGGCATGGAGCATGGCACTGCGGGCGCAGGTAAGGAGGGAGAATTGGCGCTGATTAAAGCTTATCGCGAGGCGGATAGCTTTATGTAA
- the hisB gene encoding bifunctional histidinol-phosphatase/imidazoleglycerol-phosphate dehydratase HisB, with the protein MSNLQKILFVDRDGTLINETPDEQIDSFAKLSFYPGALTYLPKIAKELDFELVMVTNQDGLGTSVYPEDTFWPVHNFILQTFEGEGVTFANQIIDRTFARDNAPTRKPGTALLTQYLDENKYDLKNSFTIGDRKNDVLLAKNLDAKAIWLNNNSNLGGSEFSDADHIDDVIALETTDWQKVYEFLKLGQRVFEHRRATKETDIHIKINLDGKGDAKISTGLHFFDHMLDQIARHGSIDLEITAKGDLHIDEHHTIEDTGIALGEIFASALGNKMGIERYGFCLPMDDCLAQAAIDFGGRNWIVWEADFKREKVGDVPTEMFYHFFKSFSDASKSNLNIKAEGQNEHHKIEAIFKAFAKAIKMAVKRDVDKMVLPSTKGLL; encoded by the coding sequence ATGAGTAATTTACAGAAAATATTATTTGTAGACCGTGATGGCACCCTGATCAATGAAACGCCGGATGAGCAAATAGACTCATTCGCCAAGCTTTCGTTTTATCCCGGCGCGTTAACCTATCTGCCCAAAATAGCTAAAGAACTTGATTTTGAGCTGGTGATGGTTACCAACCAGGACGGTCTCGGCACTTCGGTTTACCCCGAAGATACTTTTTGGCCGGTGCATAACTTTATCCTGCAAACTTTTGAAGGCGAAGGCGTAACGTTTGCCAATCAGATCATCGACCGCACTTTCGCCCGCGACAACGCCCCTACCCGCAAGCCAGGAACTGCCTTACTTACACAATACCTCGACGAGAATAAATACGACCTGAAAAACTCATTCACTATTGGCGATCGTAAAAACGATGTACTGTTGGCTAAAAACCTCGACGCTAAAGCCATCTGGCTTAACAACAACAGCAACCTTGGCGGCAGCGAGTTTTCGGATGCGGATCATATTGATGATGTGATCGCCCTCGAAACTACCGATTGGCAAAAGGTTTATGAGTTTTTAAAACTTGGGCAACGGGTGTTTGAGCACCGCCGTGCTACTAAAGAAACCGATATCCATATCAAAATCAATTTAGACGGTAAAGGCGATGCGAAGATCTCAACGGGTCTTCATTTTTTTGATCACATGCTGGATCAGATAGCCCGTCACGGCAGCATCGACCTTGAAATTACTGCAAAAGGGGATCTGCATATCGACGAGCACCACACCATCGAAGATACAGGTATCGCTTTAGGCGAGATATTCGCCTCGGCATTAGGTAACAAAATGGGTATTGAGCGTTACGGTTTCTGCCTGCCAATGGACGATTGCCTGGCGCAAGCAGCTATTGATTTTGGCGGACGTAACTGGATAGTTTGGGAAGCCGATTTTAAACGCGAAAAAGTTGGCGACGTACCAACCGAAATGTTCTATCACTTCTTCAAATCGTTCAGCGATGCCTCAAAAAGCAACCTGAACATAAAAGCCGAAGGACAGAACGAACATCACAAAATTGAAGCTATATTTAAAGCCTTTGCCAAGGCAATAAAAATGGCCGTAAAACGTGATGTAGATAAGATGGTTTTACCAAGCACTAAAGGACTTTTGTAA
- a CDS encoding YdeI/OmpD-associated family protein, with amino-acid sequence MNALAKKLQMKPNSHWLLQNAPANYPDSLNPLPEGVEISFNVDGVFNGIQLFVTNSSVLASELQIITPLLKPDTVFWIIYPKKNSGIETDLEMMSSWDAPAQYGLRPVASAAINEVWTALRFKPVEVVKVSEGRNEAVKNNEFGAYIDVESKVVTLPDYIKEALEQYPETLNYFQSLAYSHKKEYVLWILTAKQEKTKQDRLAKMVEMLQNKKKNPSDK; translated from the coding sequence ATGAACGCCCTTGCCAAAAAACTACAGATGAAGCCAAATTCGCACTGGCTATTGCAAAACGCCCCGGCAAATTATCCTGACAGCCTTAACCCGCTTCCGGAGGGTGTCGAAATCAGTTTTAATGTGGATGGCGTGTTTAACGGCATTCAACTGTTTGTAACCAACAGCAGCGTGTTGGCATCCGAGCTTCAGATAATTACCCCTTTATTAAAACCTGATACCGTTTTCTGGATCATCTACCCCAAAAAAAATTCGGGCATTGAAACCGACCTCGAAATGATGAGCAGTTGGGATGCCCCCGCGCAATACGGCCTGCGGCCCGTAGCTTCGGCAGCGATTAATGAGGTATGGACAGCCCTCCGTTTTAAACCGGTTGAAGTTGTAAAAGTATCTGAAGGCCGAAATGAAGCTGTTAAGAACAATGAGTTTGGGGCGTATATTGATGTGGAGAGTAAAGTAGTCACCCTGCCCGATTATATCAAAGAAGCACTTGAGCAATATCCTGAAACCTTAAATTATTTCCAATCGCTGGCTTACAGCCACAAAAAAGAATACGTACTTTGGATACTAACAGCAAAACAGGAAAAAACTAAGCAAGACAGGCTGGCGAAAATGGTAGAGATGCTGCAGAATAAAAAGAAAAATCCATCGGATAAGTAA
- the hisG gene encoding ATP phosphoribosyltransferase, protein MKTLKIAIQKSGRLNEKSVELLKNCGLNFENYKSSLISPVSNFPLEILFLRDDDIPEYVQDGIADLGIVGENVIQETEVEVSYLQRLGFGKCSLKIAVPNSSNINTLADLNGKAIATTYPAILGKFLKEQNITSDIRTISGSVEISPGLGLSDAICDLVSTGGTLKSNGLKPFADVMSSEAVLIGSKEIAESDLVQELIQRVQSVLRAKETKYVVLNVEKVNLEAVTALLPGVKSPSVVPLAEEGWVAVHTVIPERDFWDRISQLKQAGAQGIVVMPIEKIIL, encoded by the coding sequence TTGAAAACACTTAAAATAGCTATCCAAAAATCGGGTAGACTCAACGAAAAATCTGTTGAATTGTTAAAAAATTGCGGCTTAAACTTCGAAAATTACAAAAGCTCGCTGATCTCGCCGGTATCAAATTTCCCTTTAGAAATTCTTTTCCTTCGCGATGATGATATCCCTGAATATGTGCAGGATGGCATTGCTGATCTGGGCATAGTTGGCGAAAATGTGATCCAGGAAACCGAAGTTGAAGTAAGCTACCTGCAACGCCTCGGGTTTGGTAAATGCTCGTTAAAAATAGCGGTACCAAACAGCAGCAATATTAACACACTGGCCGATTTAAACGGCAAAGCCATAGCTACCACCTACCCTGCCATCCTCGGCAAATTTTTAAAAGAACAAAACATTACTTCAGATATCCGCACCATTTCAGGCTCCGTTGAGATTTCTCCAGGCTTAGGTTTGAGCGATGCAATCTGCGATTTGGTATCAACCGGCGGTACGCTGAAAAGCAACGGGTTGAAACCTTTTGCCGATGTAATGTCATCAGAAGCTGTGCTGATTGGCAGCAAGGAGATAGCAGAAAGCGATTTGGTTCAGGAACTGATTCAGCGTGTGCAATCGGTATTACGCGCCAAAGAGACTAAATATGTGGTACTTAACGTTGAAAAAGTAAATCTCGAAGCTGTCACCGCGTTATTGCCGGGCGTAAAAAGCCCATCGGTAGTGCCACTGGCCGAAGAAGGCTGGGTAGCCGTACACACCGTGATCCCCGAGCGCGATTTTTGGGATCGCATCAGCCAGCTTAAACAGGCCGGCGCGCAGGGCATTGTGGTAATGCCTATTGAGAAGATAATTCTTTAG
- a CDS encoding YbjQ family protein, which yields MDTSLITTSTSLEGYKVTRHLGVVRGITVRSRSALGNIAGGFQSLFGGRLSIYVELCENAREEAYQLLIQHAQAIGANGIINMRYDANEVMQGITEVLAYGTAVVVEKI from the coding sequence ATGGATACATCACTTATTACAACAAGCACATCATTAGAAGGGTACAAAGTTACCCGTCATTTAGGCGTTGTGCGCGGTATTACCGTACGCAGCCGCAGTGCGCTGGGCAACATTGCAGGCGGCTTTCAGTCGCTTTTTGGCGGCAGGCTTTCTATTTATGTGGAGCTTTGCGAAAATGCGCGTGAGGAGGCTTACCAGCTTTTAATTCAACATGCGCAGGCCATCGGCGCCAACGGCATTATTAACATGCGTTACGATGCCAACGAGGTAATGCAGGGCATTACCGAGGTGCTGGCCTATGGTACGGCAGTTGTTGTTGAAAAAATTTAA